One Flagellimonas sp. CMM7 genomic region harbors:
- the hemN gene encoding oxygen-independent coproporphyrinogen III oxidase — MCELVQKYNVPGPRYTSYPTVPYWDLESFSGKLWKESILKAFQENPEDGISIYIHLPFCESMCTFCGCHKRITKRHELELPYIKTVLKEWQLYCELFSSKPTIKEIHLGGGTPTFFSPEHLKFLINGILRHGKTAENPEFSFEGHPNNTTKAHLQALFDVGFKRVCFGVQDYNETVQKAINRIQPFENVKKVTEWAREIGYTSVGHDIIYGLPFQNIDDVKETVLKTNSLKPDRIAFYSYAHVPWMKGNGQRGYKETDLPTSHEKKSQYELGKRMLTGFGYKDVGMDHFALGTDSLHTAMVNGALHRNFMGYTSSKTNLMIGLGASSIGDSWYGFAQNVKSIEEYEHLVSHGVIPIFRGHILTEEDQIIRKHILNLMCQFETSWELGETRINDFQKIIENLSELESDGLVQIGANQIKVTKKGRPFIRNISMAFDLKLHRKKPETRLFSMTV, encoded by the coding sequence ATGTGTGAACTTGTTCAAAAATATAACGTACCAGGCCCTCGGTACACCAGTTATCCCACTGTTCCTTATTGGGACCTAGAGAGTTTCTCTGGCAAACTTTGGAAGGAAAGCATTTTAAAGGCTTTTCAAGAGAATCCAGAGGATGGAATAAGTATATACATTCATCTACCGTTTTGTGAAAGCATGTGCACCTTCTGCGGTTGCCACAAACGAATTACAAAAAGACATGAACTTGAACTGCCTTACATAAAAACAGTACTTAAAGAGTGGCAGCTGTATTGCGAATTGTTCAGTTCTAAACCAACGATAAAAGAGATACATCTTGGTGGAGGCACCCCTACTTTTTTCTCCCCTGAGCACCTAAAATTCCTTATAAATGGAATTCTTAGGCATGGAAAAACAGCCGAAAACCCTGAGTTTAGTTTTGAAGGGCATCCAAACAACACAACAAAAGCGCACTTGCAGGCTCTTTTTGATGTAGGGTTTAAAAGAGTCTGCTTTGGCGTGCAAGATTATAATGAAACTGTTCAAAAGGCCATTAACAGGATACAGCCTTTTGAAAACGTAAAAAAAGTAACGGAATGGGCCAGAGAAATAGGGTATACCTCTGTTGGACATGATATTATTTATGGCCTTCCTTTTCAAAATATTGATGATGTTAAGGAAACCGTTTTAAAGACCAATAGCCTTAAGCCAGATAGAATTGCCTTTTATAGTTACGCTCATGTTCCTTGGATGAAAGGAAATGGCCAACGTGGCTATAAGGAAACCGATTTACCTACTTCCCACGAGAAAAAAAGTCAATATGAATTAGGGAAGAGAATGCTTACAGGTTTTGGGTACAAAGATGTTGGTATGGATCATTTCGCCCTTGGCACGGACAGTTTACATACTGCTATGGTAAATGGGGCTTTACACCGAAATTTCATGGGCTACACATCATCCAAAACAAATCTAATGATAGGCTTAGGAGCCTCAAGCATAGGAGATAGTTGGTACGGGTTTGCACAAAATGTAAAAAGTATAGAAGAGTATGAACATTTGGTTTCTCATGGCGTTATCCCAATTTTTAGAGGTCATATTTTAACTGAAGAAGATCAGATCATAAGAAAACATATTCTCAATCTTATGTGCCAGTTTGAAACAAGTTGGGAATTGGGCGAAACAAGAATAAACGATTTTCAAAAAATTATTGAAAACTTATCTGAACTTGAGTCTGATGGTTTGGTTCAAATAGGAGCAAATCAAATTAAAGTGACCAAAAAGGGAAGGCCTTTTATTAGAAATATAAGCATGGCCTTTGACTTAAAATTACATCGAAAAAAACCAGAGACACGTTTGTTCTCTATGACCGTTTAA
- a CDS encoding universal stress protein, translated as MKSIIVPIDFSEQSEKALKVAADIAKQQDAELFILHMLELSPSIMSESGYVAQEQVVHLIKMGEQRFVDFLDKPYLKGIKMTPIIKHYKVFSEVDEIARKHNADLIVMGSHGTDGLQEIFIGSNTERVVRSSEIPVLVIKGDIEKFQADRFVFACDFKEENVPALKKAVEISKLFKSKLHPVYINTPGDEFLSTEDTYTRISKLLNIAKLGLEVEIYNDYTVEKGVLNYSETIAADLIGIPTHGRKGLSHFFMGSIGEDIANHSNTPVITFKI; from the coding sequence ATGAAAAGCATCATAGTACCTATAGATTTTTCAGAACAATCAGAAAAAGCCCTAAAAGTAGCGGCAGACATTGCAAAGCAGCAAGATGCCGAACTATTCATATTACATATGCTGGAGCTTTCTCCCTCCATCATGAGCGAGTCTGGTTATGTTGCACAAGAACAAGTGGTGCACTTAATAAAAATGGGAGAACAGCGATTTGTTGATTTTCTGGACAAGCCTTATCTCAAAGGGATAAAAATGACTCCTATTATAAAACATTATAAAGTTTTTAGTGAGGTAGATGAGATAGCCAGAAAACATAATGCGGATTTAATTGTAATGGGGTCTCATGGTACTGATGGGTTACAAGAGATTTTTATAGGTTCCAATACAGAACGTGTGGTGCGTAGCTCAGAAATTCCTGTTTTAGTCATTAAAGGTGATATTGAAAAGTTTCAAGCAGATCGATTCGTTTTCGCATGTGATTTTAAAGAAGAAAATGTTCCAGCCTTAAAAAAGGCTGTCGAGATTTCAAAACTTTTTAAATCGAAACTACATCCTGTATATATCAATACACCAGGAGATGAATTCTTAAGCACGGAAGACACCTATACTAGAATTTCAAAACTTCTGAATATTGCCAAATTAGGACTGGAAGTCGAAATCTACAATGACTATACTGTTGAAAAGGGAGTTCTAAATTACAGTGAGACTATTGCAGCGGATCTTATTGGAATTCCTACACATGGTAGAAAAGGATTGTCGCACTTTTTTATGGGAAGCATTGGTGAGGATATAGCCAACCATTCCAATACCCCGGTAATAACTTTTAAAATTTGA
- a CDS encoding ClbS/DfsB family four-helix bundle protein — protein sequence MPRPKTKEALLEVSLANYQKLNNFIDSFSKTEQEKDFPKGTMNRNIRDVLGHLHHWHLMFLNWYEVGMKGEKPSIPAEGYNWRTLPALNKKIHEKYMSLDLDKVRERFNTSHAKVTNLVVSHSNEELFVRKYYGWTGNNAMGAYIIGVLSSHYDWAHKLIKKAKK from the coding sequence ATGCCAAGACCTAAGACAAAAGAAGCGTTATTGGAGGTGAGCCTTGCCAATTACCAAAAACTGAACAATTTTATTGACTCTTTTTCCAAGACAGAACAAGAGAAAGATTTTCCCAAAGGTACAATGAACAGAAATATTAGAGACGTTTTGGGACATCTGCATCATTGGCATTTAATGTTTTTGAATTGGTATGAGGTGGGAATGAAAGGAGAGAAGCCCAGTATTCCTGCGGAAGGGTATAATTGGCGTACACTACCTGCCTTGAATAAGAAAATCCATGAAAAGTATATGAGTTTAGATTTGGATAAGGTGAGGGAAAGATTCAATACCTCTCATGCCAAAGTAACGAACTTAGTGGTTAGTCATTCCAATGAAGAATTGTTTGTACGCAAATATTACGGATGGACGGGAAACAACGCAATGGGAGCTTATATTATTGGAGTTTTATCAAGCCATTACGATTGGGCCCATAAACTAATTAAAAAGGCTAAAAAGTAA
- a CDS encoding acetyl-CoA hydrolase/transferase family protein has product MKITSAEEVVNVVKSGDRVFLQGAAMTPNELINALCERYKELNDVEVISIHTEGDAKYTQEPYTKAFTLNSCFVGGNVRKSVNTPDAGYIPIFLSEIPWLFKRNILPLDVAIVQVSSPDKHGYCSLGVSVDVALPAIRTAKKIIAQINPFVPRTHGTGIIHIDQIEYATEVNRPIHEHEAGVISDLEHKIGANVASLIENGATLQMGIGNIPNAVLDNLNNHKRLGIHTEMFSDGVLPLIESGVITGEEKVVKNGKIVSCFAVGSRKLYDFIDDNPICDFRDSGYTNDTARIRRNPKVTAINSAIEIDLTGQVCADTIGSYQFSGVGGQMDFIRGASLSDGGKPIFAMSSATKKGTSKIVPFLKEGAGVTTTRAHIHHVATEHGVVNLYGKNLQQRARALISIAHPDHQEVLERAAYERFNGRG; this is encoded by the coding sequence GTGAAAATAACATCAGCAGAAGAAGTAGTAAATGTGGTTAAATCAGGTGACCGTGTCTTTTTACAAGGGGCGGCCATGACCCCCAATGAACTTATTAATGCGCTATGTGAGCGCTATAAAGAGTTAAATGATGTTGAAGTTATTTCAATTCATACAGAAGGGGATGCCAAATACACCCAAGAACCATATACCAAAGCCTTTACTTTGAATTCTTGCTTTGTGGGAGGGAATGTAAGGAAAAGTGTAAATACACCTGATGCTGGATACATTCCTATATTTTTAAGTGAGATTCCATGGTTGTTCAAAAGAAACATTTTGCCATTGGATGTTGCCATTGTTCAAGTCTCAAGCCCAGATAAACATGGATATTGTTCTCTTGGAGTTTCTGTGGATGTTGCCCTACCTGCCATTAGAACCGCGAAAAAGATTATTGCCCAGATCAACCCCTTTGTTCCAAGAACGCATGGGACAGGAATAATACATATTGATCAAATTGAATACGCTACTGAAGTAAATAGACCTATTCATGAACATGAAGCAGGGGTTATTTCAGATCTAGAACATAAGATAGGAGCTAATGTGGCCTCTTTAATTGAAAATGGCGCCACATTACAAATGGGCATCGGCAACATTCCCAATGCTGTACTTGATAATTTGAACAACCATAAACGTTTGGGTATTCATACTGAGATGTTTTCTGATGGTGTACTGCCACTGATTGAAAGTGGCGTGATTACCGGGGAGGAAAAAGTAGTGAAGAATGGAAAGATTGTAAGTTGTTTTGCCGTAGGCTCTAGAAAACTATATGATTTTATTGATGACAATCCCATATGTGATTTTAGGGATTCTGGATATACAAATGATACCGCCAGGATAAGGAGGAATCCAAAAGTGACTGCTATAAATAGTGCCATTGAGATTGATTTGACCGGACAAGTATGTGCTGACACCATTGGTAGCTATCAATTTTCTGGAGTAGGAGGTCAGATGGATTTCATTAGAGGAGCCTCCCTTTCAGATGGGGGTAAGCCCATTTTTGCCATGTCATCGGCAACTAAAAAAGGAACTTCTAAAATTGTTCCTTTCTTGAAAGAAGGTGCAGGCGTAACTACCACTAGAGCCCATATCCATCATGTTGCTACAGAGCATGGGGTGGTGAATCTTTATGGGAAAAATTTACAGCAGCGCGCCCGGGCGCTAATTTCAATTGCTCACCCGGACCATCAAGAAGTCTTGGAAAGGGCTGCATATGAAAGATTTAATGGACGTGGATAA
- a CDS encoding sulfite exporter TauE/SafE family protein encodes MLLSAMVLGFLGSLHCLGMCGPIAFLLPLDRDNEVKKATQLFIYHTGRLLAYGIIGVLFGFLGKSLSIFGMQQKLSIGVGVVMILLVIVPGKYFNQYSLSKPIYAVLGKVKSKLGEELKKKTPDAFLTIGFLNGFLPCGLVYMALLGAVAFGNPLQGGLYMVLFGAGTIPLMSLVVYSKGFFSNPIKSKIKKLIPVFVMLVGVLFIVRGLGLGIPYVSPKAAPADTVSATIECHQP; translated from the coding sequence ATGTTGTTATCCGCAATGGTATTGGGGTTTTTGGGAAGCTTGCACTGTTTGGGCATGTGCGGACCCATTGCTTTTTTACTTCCATTGGACAGGGATAATGAAGTTAAAAAAGCAACGCAGCTTTTTATTTATCATACCGGTCGACTGCTTGCATATGGGATAATCGGAGTGCTTTTCGGTTTTTTGGGTAAGAGTCTGTCCATTTTTGGTATGCAACAAAAATTGTCCATTGGTGTAGGAGTGGTCATGATTCTTTTGGTGATTGTTCCAGGTAAATACTTTAATCAATACAGTCTTTCAAAACCCATATACGCTGTTTTGGGAAAAGTGAAATCAAAACTTGGTGAAGAACTTAAAAAGAAAACTCCAGATGCGTTTTTAACCATTGGTTTTCTAAATGGATTTCTACCCTGTGGGCTGGTTTATATGGCGTTGCTGGGTGCTGTAGCTTTTGGAAACCCATTGCAAGGAGGTTTATATATGGTTTTGTTCGGTGCAGGAACCATTCCGTTAATGAGTTTGGTCGTTTATTCTAAGGGTTTTTTTAGTAACCCCATCAAATCAAAAATAAAAAAATTGATTCCCGTATTTGTGATGCTCGTAGGAGTGTTATTTATTGTCAGGGGCCTTGGGCTGGGAATTCCTTATGTTTCACCCAAAGCAGCTCCGGCTGATACAGTATCAGCAACTATAGAATGTCATCAACCATAA
- a CDS encoding FixH family protein, with product MKINWGTGIVLAFVAFISFILYFVIRMSTDNSANHDLVTEEYYKQELAYQNEIDASKSALEMEAKLKFVKSKEGITIFFPERFDPKQVKGIVSLYRPSNKHLDIDFPISLSKTHLLIPDNSLVDGRWDITVKWQYQGKTFLHKEKLVY from the coding sequence ATGAAAATAAATTGGGGAACAGGAATAGTATTGGCTTTTGTAGCATTCATTAGTTTCATATTATATTTTGTAATAAGAATGAGCACTGATAATAGCGCCAATCATGATTTGGTTACTGAAGAGTATTATAAACAAGAACTAGCATATCAAAACGAAATAGATGCATCTAAATCCGCATTGGAGATGGAGGCAAAACTAAAATTCGTAAAATCTAAAGAGGGAATAACCATTTTTTTTCCTGAGAGGTTCGACCCTAAACAAGTTAAAGGAATAGTGTCCCTTTACAGACCGTCTAACAAGCATTTGGATATTGACTTTCCTATAAGTTTGTCCAAAACACATTTGCTCATACCTGACAATAGCTTGGTGGACGGTCGCTGGGACATTACTGTAAAATGGCAATATCAAGGTAAAACTTTTTTACATAAAGAGAAATTAGTCTATTAG
- the ccoG gene encoding cytochrome c oxidase accessory protein CcoG gives MEENFRDSIGTIAEDGKRAWIFPKKPSGRFFKYRKYVSYGLLLFLIASPFIKINGNQFLMFNVLERRFNIFGFPFWPQDFHLVVVSMLAGVIFVALFTVAYGRIFCGWMCPQTIFMEMVFRRIEYWIDGDRGAQMRLDRSPWNGKKIRKRVLKWTIFFIISFLIANVFLAYLIGSDKLIRYVFDGPMAHLGTMIPLLIFTAVFYFVFAWFREQVCIIACPYGRLQGVLLDNKSIVVAYDHKRGEGDNGRKKFRKNEDRDALGHGDCIDCFQCVNVCPTGIDIRNGTQLECVNCTACIDECDHIMDSIQKPKGLIRYASEDEINKKAKFKFTVRMKGYTAVLFVLTGILIGMLFLRNELEANILRLPGQLYERKANNDISNVYTYKLVNKTSKDVDSVSFKLLSHKGRIKMVSQNAFKVPAEEIAEGTLFIEINSSALTGDKDKLKIGVYNGEKLIETTTTQFLAPRSYH, from the coding sequence ATGGAAGAGAATTTTAGGGATTCCATAGGAACGATAGCTGAAGATGGGAAAAGGGCTTGGATTTTTCCTAAAAAGCCAAGTGGACGGTTTTTTAAGTACCGAAAATATGTAAGCTATGGACTCTTACTCTTTTTAATTGCTTCGCCTTTTATTAAGATAAATGGCAATCAGTTTTTAATGTTCAACGTACTGGAAAGAAGGTTCAATATCTTTGGGTTTCCTTTCTGGCCACAAGATTTTCATCTTGTTGTGGTTTCAATGTTGGCAGGTGTAATTTTTGTTGCTCTTTTTACGGTTGCTTATGGACGAATTTTCTGCGGATGGATGTGTCCACAAACTATTTTCATGGAAATGGTCTTTCGTAGGATTGAATATTGGATCGACGGTGATCGTGGAGCACAAATGCGATTGGACAGATCCCCTTGGAATGGTAAAAAGATTAGGAAAAGAGTGTTGAAATGGACTATCTTTTTTATCATTTCTTTTTTGATTGCAAATGTTTTTCTTGCCTATCTAATTGGAAGCGATAAATTGATTAGATATGTTTTTGATGGGCCAATGGCACATTTGGGAACGATGATACCATTGTTGATTTTTACTGCGGTCTTCTATTTTGTGTTTGCATGGTTTCGTGAACAAGTATGCATTATAGCTTGCCCGTATGGAAGACTTCAAGGAGTGCTCTTGGACAACAAATCCATCGTTGTGGCATATGATCATAAACGTGGGGAGGGAGATAACGGACGTAAAAAATTCCGAAAAAATGAGGATAGGGACGCCTTGGGTCATGGAGATTGTATAGATTGTTTTCAATGTGTAAATGTTTGCCCAACAGGAATAGATATTCGTAATGGAACCCAATTGGAATGCGTCAATTGTACGGCATGTATTGATGAATGCGATCATATTATGGATAGCATTCAAAAACCTAAAGGATTGATTCGTTACGCAAGTGAAGATGAAATAAACAAAAAAGCGAAATTCAAATTTACGGTCAGAATGAAAGGGTATACTGCCGTGCTATTTGTTCTAACCGGTATTTTAATAGGCATGCTTTTCCTAAGAAATGAGCTGGAAGCAAATATTTTGAGGTTACCAGGGCAGTTGTATGAAAGAAAGGCAAATAATGATATCAGTAATGTATACACCTATAAATTAGTGAACAAAACGTCTAAAGATGTAGATAGTGTTAGCTTTAAGTTATTGTCTCATAAAGGAAGAATTAAAATGGTATCCCAGAATGCCTTCAAAGTACCGGCAGAAGAAATTGCTGAAGGAACTTTGTTTATAGAAATCAATAGCTCTGCGTTGACCGGAGATAAGGATAAGCTGAAAATTGGAGTTTATAATGGGGAAAAACTTATTGAGACGACCACAACTCAATTTTTGGCACCAAGAAGTTACCATTAA
- a CDS encoding cbb3-type cytochrome c oxidase N-terminal domain-containing protein — MSTRTPWWIRIPLLFFIIFGLMEYFIDSGEKPAIIEYPITQFFMLMVLMILIAIELILSSIENVMFQTLSPEAKERYLESKNKKRQWTWANNMYKRLTKTREIEKEGEIILDHNYDGIRELDNVLPPWWVYLFYATIIFGVVYLIRFHVAGDYDQKLEYEQEVAAAKIAIDEYKKTAKDLVDVNTVEFLSEAADLSAGEKIFTTSCVACHMADGGGGIGPNLTDEYWILGGGIKNVFNTISEGGRDGKGMIAWKQSLKPLEMAQVASYILTLGGTTAANPKAPEGEIWIDPDAPESEETKEAPMEQVSDSTDVAMN; from the coding sequence ATGAGCACAAGAACACCTTGGTGGATACGTATTCCACTGCTATTCTTCATCATCTTCGGATTAATGGAATACTTTATAGATTCTGGTGAAAAACCAGCTATTATCGAATATCCAATTACGCAGTTTTTTATGCTAATGGTATTGATGATATTAATTGCCATAGAACTAATTTTAAGTTCTATTGAAAATGTAATGTTTCAAACCCTTTCACCAGAGGCAAAAGAGCGTTATTTGGAATCCAAAAACAAGAAAAGGCAATGGACATGGGCCAACAATATGTACAAACGCCTGACCAAAACAAGGGAAATAGAAAAAGAAGGTGAAATAATCCTAGATCATAATTATGATGGAATTAGGGAGCTGGACAATGTCTTGCCACCTTGGTGGGTTTATCTTTTTTATGCTACTATCATTTTTGGAGTTGTATATCTGATACGTTTTCATGTTGCTGGCGATTATGATCAAAAACTAGAATACGAACAAGAAGTTGCAGCCGCTAAAATTGCAATAGATGAATACAAAAAAACAGCTAAGGATTTAGTAGATGTAAATACCGTGGAGTTTTTGTCGGAAGCTGCAGATTTAAGTGCTGGAGAAAAGATATTTACCACCAGTTGTGTAGCTTGCCATATGGCTGATGGAGGAGGGGGGATTGGTCCCAATTTAACAGATGAATATTGGATTTTGGGCGGGGGCATAAAAAATGTCTTTAATACCATTTCTGAAGGTGGAAGAGACGGTAAGGGTATGATCGCTTGGAAACAAAGTCTAAAACCCCTGGAAATGGCTCAGGTGGCCAGTTATATATTAACCTTAGGTGGTACAACTGCTGCCAACCCAAAAGCACCTGAAGGAGAAATTTGGATAGATCCAGACGCTCCTGAATCAGAAGAAACAAAAGAAGCGCCAATGGAGCAAGTTTCTGATTCTACTGATGTGGCAATGAACTGA
- a CDS encoding CcoQ/FixQ family Cbb3-type cytochrome c oxidase assembly chaperone → MLKFVKSHMESIEGIASYPMISLLIFFVFFVLLFWWVFTATKAHIKEMGELPLDNDQQNKL, encoded by the coding sequence ATGTTGAAATTTGTAAAAAGCCATATGGAAAGTATAGAAGGGATTGCAAGTTATCCCATGATATCCTTATTAATATTCTTCGTGTTTTTTGTGCTGCTGTTTTGGTGGGTGTTTACGGCCACAAAAGCACATATAAAAGAGATGGGAGAATTGCCTTTAGATAACGATCAACAAAACAAACTATAG
- the ccoN gene encoding cytochrome-c oxidase, cbb3-type subunit I, with product MEIQQFSYDNKIVQKFLYATMLWGVVGMLVGLLLAFMFLFPNITDGISWLSFGRLRPLHTNAVIFAFVGNAIFAGVYYSTQRLLKARMFSDFLSNFNFWGWQLIIVAAAITLPLGYTTSKEYAELEWPIDLAIAVVWVVFGWNLIATILKRRQRHLYVAIWFYLATFVTVAVLHIFNSLELPVAALKSYSVYAGVQDALVQWWYGHNAVAFFLTTPFLGLMYYFVPKAANRPIYSYRLSIVHFWSLIFIYIWAGPHHLLYSSLPDWAQNLGVVFSIMLIAPSWGGMINGLLTLRGVWDKVRTDATLKFMVVAITGYGMATFEGPMLSLKNVNAIAHFSDWIIAHVHVGALAWNGFLTFGMIYWLVPKMFKTTLYSKGLANLHFWIGTLGIILYALPMYVAGFTQALMWKEFNPDGSLVYGNFLETVTQIIPMYWMRAIGGTMFLVGMLIMVYNVIVTIRKGSSVEDELAEAPALTRVSKRRVSGETFHNWLERRPVQLTILATVAILIGGIIQIVPTILVKSNIPTITSVKPYTPLELEGRDLYIREGCVGCHSQMIRPFRSEVERYGEYAKAGEFVYDHPFLWGSKRTGPDLLRIGGKYSDNWHLNHMYDPQSTSSGSIMPAYQWLVINEHDRSATQSKMEAMVKLGVPYTDEDIANAPQSMAEQAIQIEKNLYTDPEFEKTYEADKKYAQENGEDFVEMRDREIVALIAYLQRLGTDIKIKETISQNK from the coding sequence ATGGAAATACAACAATTTAGCTACGATAATAAAATCGTACAAAAGTTTTTATATGCCACCATGCTATGGGGTGTTGTTGGAATGCTGGTAGGACTTCTACTGGCATTTATGTTTTTGTTTCCCAATATCACGGATGGTATTTCGTGGTTGAGCTTTGGACGACTACGTCCGTTGCACACCAATGCCGTAATTTTTGCATTTGTGGGGAACGCTATCTTTGCCGGGGTCTATTACTCCACCCAACGATTGTTAAAAGCAAGAATGTTCAGTGACTTTCTGAGCAATTTTAATTTTTGGGGTTGGCAATTGATCATTGTAGCGGCTGCCATTACGCTGCCTTTGGGATATACTACCTCCAAAGAATATGCAGAATTGGAATGGCCCATAGATTTAGCTATTGCGGTAGTTTGGGTCGTTTTTGGCTGGAACTTGATTGCAACCATCTTAAAAAGAAGACAGCGCCATCTTTATGTTGCAATATGGTTTTACCTAGCAACATTTGTTACCGTGGCGGTACTGCATATTTTTAATAGTCTAGAGTTGCCTGTCGCGGCCTTGAAAAGTTATTCTGTATATGCTGGCGTGCAAGATGCTTTAGTACAATGGTGGTATGGGCACAATGCTGTGGCCTTCTTTTTAACCACACCATTTTTGGGATTGATGTACTATTTTGTTCCCAAAGCGGCCAATAGGCCTATATACTCATATCGTCTGTCCATTGTCCATTTCTGGTCACTGATATTCATTTATATCTGGGCAGGCCCTCACCATTTGTTGTATTCTTCCCTACCGGATTGGGCGCAAAACCTTGGGGTTGTTTTCTCTATTATGTTGATTGCTCCATCTTGGGGTGGTATGATCAATGGATTGTTGACTCTAAGGGGTGTTTGGGATAAAGTACGAACCGATGCCACTTTAAAATTTATGGTTGTTGCCATCACAGGTTATGGTATGGCCACTTTTGAAGGCCCTATGCTATCCCTTAAAAATGTGAATGCCATTGCTCACTTTAGTGATTGGATTATTGCCCACGTACACGTTGGAGCTTTAGCTTGGAATGGGTTCTTGACCTTTGGTATGATATACTGGTTGGTTCCCAAAATGTTTAAGACAACGCTATACTCAAAAGGGTTGGCAAACCTGCATTTCTGGATAGGGACATTAGGAATTATTCTGTATGCATTGCCTATGTATGTTGCAGGGTTTACTCAAGCCCTAATGTGGAAAGAATTTAATCCAGATGGATCATTGGTTTACGGAAATTTCTTGGAAACCGTTACTCAAATTATTCCTATGTACTGGATGCGTGCCATAGGAGGTACTATGTTTCTTGTGGGGATGTTGATTATGGTCTACAATGTCATTGTTACCATTAGAAAAGGAAGTTCAGTAGAAGATGAATTGGCTGAGGCACCTGCCTTGACAAGAGTTTCTAAAAGAAGAGTTTCTGGCGAAACATTCCACAATTGGTTAGAGCGTAGACCGGTTCAGCTTACAATTTTGGCAACAGTTGCCATTTTAATAGGGGGAATTATCCAGATTGTGCCAACCATCTTGGTAAAATCCAATATTCCTACCATTACCAGTGTAAAACCATATACGCCTTTGGAACTTGAAGGACGAGATTTATACATCCGTGAAGGCTGTGTGGGCTGTCACTCCCAAATGATCAGACCTTTTAGAAGTGAAGTGGAACGTTATGGAGAATATGCCAAAGCAGGAGAGTTTGTCTATGACCATCCATTCCTTTGGGGAAGTAAAAGAACTGGACCTGATCTATTGCGAATTGGAGGAAAGTACTCTGATAATTGGCACCTGAATCATATGTATGATCCGCAAAGTACATCTTCGGGTTCAATTATGCCAGCTTATCAATGGTTGGTAATCAATGAACATGATAGAAGTGCCACACAAAGTAAAATGGAAGCCATGGTTAAACTGGGCGTGCCTTATACGGATGAAGATATAGCCAACGCACCGCAGTCAATGGCGGAACAAGCTATACAGATTGAAAAGAACCTATATACTGATCCCGAATTTGAAAAGACTTATGAGGCGGACAAAAAATATGCTCAAGAAAATGGAGAGGATTTTGTAGAAATGAGAGATAGGGAAATTGTTGCATTGATTGCTTACTTGCAACGATTGGGGACAGACATTAAGATTAAAGAAACAATATCTCAAAACAAATAG
- the ccoS gene encoding cbb3-type cytochrome oxidase assembly protein CcoS, whose amino-acid sequence MSVIYVLLAISISVALVFFAAFVFSVKRGQYDDAYTPSVRMLFEDELLPDLDTKELENKEIELTKSTNQ is encoded by the coding sequence ATGAGTGTTATATATGTGTTATTGGCCATAAGTATTTCAGTTGCGCTGGTCTTTTTTGCTGCCTTTGTCTTTTCGGTCAAAAGAGGGCAGTATGATGATGCATACACACCATCTGTCCGCATGCTTTTTGAGGATGAATTACTACCTGATTTAGATACAAAAGAACTAGAAAACAAAGAAATCGAACTAACTAAAAGTACAAACCAATAA